A region of Acidobacteriota bacterium DNA encodes the following proteins:
- a CDS encoding VOC family protein, which translates to MPDVVPFLTYEDGIAALEWLAEVFGFTETARFTSSDGRLSHGEMSIGDGLIMLASPSPDYEGPKRHRGNCEIAASWSALPWIIDGVLVYVEDVDEHYARAKAAGAVILSEPEDGPPARRYRVEDLEGHRWMFMARN; encoded by the coding sequence ATGCCAGACGTGGTTCCGTTTTTGACCTATGAGGACGGCATTGCCGCCCTAGAATGGCTGGCCGAAGTGTTTGGATTCACGGAGACAGCTCGCTTCACGTCTTCCGATGGGAGGCTTTCTCACGGAGAAATGTCGATCGGGGATGGACTAATCATGTTGGCCAGTCCGTCGCCGGACTATGAAGGCCCCAAGCGACATCGCGGCAACTGCGAGATTGCCGCCTCATGGTCCGCTCTGCCATGGATCATTGATGGTGTTCTCGTCTATGTTGAGGACGTCGATGAGCACTATGCTCGGGCTAAGGCCGCAGGAGCCGTTATCTTGTCTGAACCGGAGGATGGGCCGCCAGCGCGACGATATCGAGTTGAGGATCTAGAAGGACATCGATGGATGTTCATGGCACGAAACTAG